In Cyanobacteriota bacterium, the sequence CACCAAACAGATTGAGGCATTGCTAGCAACCTCAGCCCCTTCCCCATCGTTATCATCCACAACCCCTCTGACCACCTTTAACCCCTGGGAGAGCGGCTTCTGCGAGGATTTACGCTCCAAGGTGGATATTGATAGGATTCGGGATGCCATTCAGACTGGTCAGCTAATCGTGTTTGCGGATGTTATGCATGGGGCGGCAGCAACTGGACTAGAACGCTTGCTAGGGCTGCCCATTCACGAACTGAATAGCGATCGGGATCCCTTGTTTGCAGGAGGTGCCCCTGAACCCCTGCCCCGTTACATTAGCAAACTGATGCAGACCATCAAAGACTACCCGCGTCCAGAGGATAGCCTTGTAGTGGGGTTGGTGTTTGATGGTGATAGCGATCGGATTGCAGCCGTAGAT encodes:
- a CDS encoding phosphoglucomutase/phosphomannomutase family protein, encoding MSLTINPIKFGTDGWRGLIAADFTVERLVQVAPLAAQVLNDTYGKETGSRTIVVGHDRRFMSEQFAQVTAQAVQAAGFEVLLTADYAPTPVFSWIAKHQNALGALVITASHNPGIYSGLKVKGAFGGSVPPDVTKQIEALLATSAPSPSLSSTTPLTTFNPWESGFCEDLRSKVDIDRIRDAIQTGQLIVFADVMHGAAATGLERLLGLPIHELNSDRDPLFAGGAPEPLPRYISKLMQTIKDYPRPEDSLVVGLVFDGDSDRIAAVD